The nucleotide sequence GTATTCCAAGTGAATTTGCAGCATTCAACCGCACTGCGCCAAGGGGCAGCGCGGCAGTGCGACACTCGGAGCAACTTCTGAACTTTGAAAGGCTCACCTATGTCTACCGTGTACGACTTTGACGCATTGCAAATTGATGGCAAAAAAGTGGCGCTCAAAAAGTTCAAGGGCAAGCCCATGCTCATCGTCAATACGGCCAGCGCCTGTGGCTTTACCCCGCAGTTTGCCGGGCTAGAGACGCTGCACCAAGGCTATGGCCCCAAGGGCTTGGTGGTGCTGGGTTTTCCGTGCAACCAGTTTGGCGCACAAGACAGCGGCAGCAATGACGAGATTGCCGACTTTTGCCAGCTGAACTACGGCGTCACATTTCCGATGATGGAAAAGATTGAGGTCAACGGCAGCAACGCCCACCCGCTGTACCAGTGGCTGTGCAAAGAAGCGCCTGGGCTCATGGGCAGCACCTCGATCAAATGGAACTTCACCAAATTTCTGGTGGGCAAAGACGGCCAAGTGCTCAAGCGCTACGCCCCCACCGACACGCCCGAGAGCATGGCCAGCGACATTGAGGCGGCGCTGGCGGCCTAAGCGTCTGGCCGCCTAAGCGCAATATGGGGTGGGAGGCTTTAGCCTGCTAAGGCAGCGTCGAGCACCTCAACCCAATGCTTCACCGGCGTGCTGCTGCCGCTTTGCAAGTGGGTGATGCAGCCAATGTTGGCGCTGATGATGACCTCGTCAGCCTGCGCGGCCAAATGGCCTAACTTGCGGTCGCGCAGCTGGTAAGCCAGGTCGGGGTTCAACACCGAGTAGGTACCGGCAGAGCCACAGCACAGGTACGACTCGCTGGCCGCCACCCGCACCGCAAACCCCAGGGCCGCCATGTGCGTCTCCACCCCACCGCGCAGTTTCTGGCCATGCTGCAAGGTGCAGGGCGGATGAAACACCAAGCGCGGCGCGCCGGCGGCCTGCACGCGCGCTTGCAAACTGGGCACCAGCCCCGGCAGCAGTTCACTGAGGTCTTTGCACAGCGCACTGACCCGCGCTGCCTTGGCGGCATAGGCCGGGTCGGCGTGCAGCAAATGGCCGTAGTCTTTGACGGTGACCCCGCAGCCCGAGGCGTTCATGACGATCGCCTCCACGCCCGTGCTGCCTGGCGCTTGCGGATCGATGTGCGGCCACCAGGCATCGATGTTGGCGCGCATATGGTCCAAGCCGCCGGCTTGGTCGTTCAAATGGAACTTCACCGCGCCGCAGCACCCGGCGGACTCGGGCACCACCACGCTGATGCCGGCGGCATCGAGCACGCGCGCCGTGGCGCTGTTGATGTTGGGGGCCATAGAGGGCTGCGCGCAGCCCGCCAGCATGAGCACTTTGCGGCCATGGGTGGAGCTGGGCCAGCGGCCTGCGTCTTGGCGCGCGGGCACTTTGTTTTTCAGACTGCTGGGCAGCAGGGGGCGCACCATTTGGCCCAACTGCATGGCGGGGCCAAACAGGGGTGAGGGCAAGCCTTCTTTCAAGGCCCAGCGCACCGCGCGCTCACCGAGTGGGCGGGGCACCTTGGCGTCTACCAGCTTGCGGCCAATGTCGAGCAAGTGGCCATACTCCACGCCCGAGGGGCAGGTGCTTTCACAGTTGCGGCAGGTGAGGCATCGGTCCAAGTGCGTTTGCGTGGCGCGCGTGGGGGCCTGCCCCTCCAGCACTTGCTTCATGAGGTAGATGCGGCCGCGCGGACCGTCTAGCTCGTCACCCAGCAGTTGGTAGGTGGGGCAGGTGGCGGTACAAAAACCGCAGTGCACGCACTTGCGCAGAATGGCCTGCGCGGCCTCGCCATCGGCGGTGTTTTGGTATTCGGGGGCAAGCTGGGTTTGCATGGTGGGGCGTGGGCTTAAAAGTCTGCAAACAAACGGCCGGGGTTGAACACGCCGTGGGGGTCAAAGCTGGCCTTCAAGGCACGGGAAATGCCCATTTCAGCCACATTTTTAGAGGCAAATTGGTCTTCTGCGCCCATGAATACTGGGTTAGCAGCTACAAATTGCATAGCATTTCCACCCTGCTGCGTGGCCCACGCTTGGAGCGGGCTTGCGGCTTCAGGCCGCACCCACACCCAGCGCAAGCCGCCATGCCACTCCACCAGCTGCGCACCATCCCATGGCAAAACGGGCGCGGTTTGCGGCACGCTCACACGCCACAAGGCGTGCTCCGGCGAAGGGCGTTCGAAGAAGGCGGCCGTTTGGTTGCGCACGGCGGCCCACTGCGCATCAGCAACGGTGGCGTCTAGGCGTTGGCCGGGGATTTGGGCGAGCAGCTGGGTGCACGCCGCCTCCACCGCAGCCACTGCGCCAGCCAAGCGCAGGTGCAAGGTACCTGCCGGTGCTGCATTCGCACCGTGCACGCCCTCTGCGGTCTGCCAGCGGCTGGCATTCAAGG is from Rhodoferax aquaticus and encodes:
- the glcF gene encoding glycolate oxidase subunit GlcF, yielding MQTQLAPEYQNTADGEAAQAILRKCVHCGFCTATCPTYQLLGDELDGPRGRIYLMKQVLEGQAPTRATQTHLDRCLTCRNCESTCPSGVEYGHLLDIGRKLVDAKVPRPLGERAVRWALKEGLPSPLFGPAMQLGQMVRPLLPSSLKNKVPARQDAGRWPSSTHGRKVLMLAGCAQPSMAPNINSATARVLDAAGISVVVPESAGCCGAVKFHLNDQAGGLDHMRANIDAWWPHIDPQAPGSTGVEAIVMNASGCGVTVKDYGHLLHADPAYAAKAARVSALCKDLSELLPGLVPSLQARVQAAGAPRLVFHPPCTLQHGQKLRGGVETHMAALGFAVRVAASESYLCCGSAGTYSVLNPDLAYQLRDRKLGHLAAQADEVIISANIGCITHLQSGSSTPVKHWVEVLDAALAG
- a CDS encoding glutathione peroxidase, translating into MSTVYDFDALQIDGKKVALKKFKGKPMLIVNTASACGFTPQFAGLETLHQGYGPKGLVVLGFPCNQFGAQDSGSNDEIADFCQLNYGVTFPMMEKIEVNGSNAHPLYQWLCKEAPGLMGSTSIKWNFTKFLVGKDGQVLKRYAPTDTPESMASDIEAALAA